Proteins from a genomic interval of Fuerstiella sp.:
- a CDS encoding serine/threonine protein kinase translates to MSRPLSDPRELQGLSSEERDELLGRLVEEFEFRIRRGECPLVAEYTEQFPDLAAEIESVFTTIVTLEGIKADDARDAEGRVSLAGGRVDQLGEYRVVREISRGGMGIVFEAEQVSLKRRVALKVLPRRMILQTEERERFEREAQLAASLHHSNIVPIHGCGSEDGYQFYAMQLIEGTPLNQLREQLTAHRVAEIGVQVAEALDYAHKQGVMHRDIKPENLIEDSDGRVWITDFGLAADSLSVSDGHAGGTKKYMAPERATGLCDVQADVFSLGMTVQTLLPEPEAVPVSADLAAIIDRSTDHDPENRYQTAGELAEDLQRFLEFWPVKARKLSWFGKGIKLARRNPALSVSLGLLFGLAWAMAIFSHSAYLQSEQQNTQLFGKVFAIDALFKSNYPGRDKLSQLSELQDSRTTKVHDPALEDHITMLPYLPDIKIDRLTDLPPDLIHSAISARRDVGLAKKNLGRLEDARRAFQYALQATDRWMFQCNMTSPFGIHTVNAVLSAARLRNDLSSVLEKEMKLDEAVILRHEVLALLSKIPRSEQNTTDYAEQFAEAHLGLGTFRPERVGLFGTWYQLEVAGHDFTDEADTAIAHLDAALQVLQVSGRMKIPRIKTQITRTLIERVQWKRVLGSLVQQDDQRAQNLMLELTQDFPKQPNYRYIYSLVLANVRLPQGAETQPGSDLIRLRLERALELVHSLTQSQPRRTDYIETEVDVRHLLAELAIRSTEEGDTKSDFEVAVSMQSYLNQSMAVGFPDHVRQALLEWRFAEWLDLKKKHDQADTLRNQARRQFQLIPQDDSSQPCVAATREVIIDGTRKLTSLTSGVTPSPATVQLAE, encoded by the coding sequence ATGAGTCGTCCGCTCAGTGACCCGCGAGAGCTGCAAGGCCTGTCCTCCGAAGAACGCGATGAGCTCCTCGGACGTTTGGTAGAAGAATTCGAGTTTCGAATCCGACGCGGTGAATGTCCTCTGGTCGCGGAATACACCGAACAATTCCCTGACCTCGCCGCAGAGATCGAATCAGTCTTTACGACGATCGTCACCCTGGAAGGAATCAAAGCCGACGATGCTCGCGATGCAGAAGGACGTGTCAGTCTGGCGGGCGGACGAGTCGATCAGCTGGGCGAATATCGTGTCGTACGTGAAATCAGTCGTGGTGGCATGGGAATCGTCTTTGAGGCCGAGCAGGTTTCCTTGAAAAGACGAGTTGCTCTCAAAGTACTGCCGCGACGAATGATACTTCAGACAGAGGAACGAGAGCGGTTTGAACGAGAGGCACAACTGGCCGCCAGCCTGCACCATTCCAATATCGTCCCGATCCACGGCTGCGGTTCTGAAGACGGCTACCAGTTCTACGCAATGCAACTGATCGAGGGAACTCCGTTAAATCAACTCCGGGAACAACTCACCGCACATCGAGTTGCCGAAATCGGTGTACAGGTTGCGGAGGCTCTGGATTATGCACACAAACAGGGAGTCATGCATCGTGACATCAAGCCCGAAAACCTGATTGAAGACTCTGATGGACGGGTTTGGATCACCGATTTTGGTCTCGCTGCCGATTCACTATCCGTCTCCGACGGCCACGCGGGGGGCACAAAAAAATATATGGCTCCCGAACGAGCGACGGGATTGTGTGATGTACAGGCTGACGTCTTTAGTCTGGGAATGACCGTCCAAACTCTGTTGCCGGAACCCGAGGCCGTTCCTGTTTCTGCCGACCTGGCAGCGATCATTGATCGTTCGACCGATCACGACCCGGAAAACCGATATCAGACCGCAGGTGAACTGGCAGAAGATCTGCAGCGATTTCTGGAATTCTGGCCCGTCAAAGCAAGAAAACTCAGCTGGTTTGGCAAAGGAATCAAACTGGCAAGGCGTAACCCGGCTCTGTCTGTCAGCCTGGGGCTGCTATTCGGGCTTGCCTGGGCCATGGCGATTTTTTCACACAGCGCTTATCTGCAGTCTGAACAGCAAAATACACAACTCTTCGGAAAAGTGTTTGCCATTGATGCATTGTTCAAATCCAACTATCCGGGTCGGGATAAGCTCAGTCAGCTCAGCGAGCTCCAGGATTCCCGAACCACGAAGGTCCATGATCCCGCTCTGGAAGACCACATCACGATGCTGCCGTATCTTCCTGACATCAAGATTGATCGGCTGACGGATTTGCCACCGGACCTGATTCATTCCGCCATTTCTGCACGACGCGATGTTGGTTTAGCCAAGAAAAATCTGGGCAGACTCGAGGATGCCCGTCGGGCATTTCAGTATGCACTGCAGGCCACTGATCGATGGATGTTCCAGTGCAATATGACTTCACCGTTTGGCATACATACTGTGAACGCAGTGCTTTCTGCTGCAAGACTTCGCAATGATCTCAGCAGCGTTCTGGAAAAAGAAATGAAACTGGATGAAGCGGTCATATTGCGCCACGAAGTGCTGGCGCTTCTGAGCAAAATACCGCGGTCGGAGCAGAACACGACGGACTATGCCGAGCAGTTCGCTGAAGCGCATCTCGGGCTTGGGACGTTCAGGCCTGAACGTGTGGGGCTCTTTGGAACATGGTACCAGCTTGAAGTTGCCGGGCACGATTTTACAGATGAAGCGGACACGGCAATTGCTCATCTTGACGCCGCGTTACAGGTGTTACAGGTATCCGGTCGAATGAAGATTCCGAGGATAAAAACACAAATCACAAGAACGCTGATAGAACGTGTACAGTGGAAACGTGTGCTGGGCTCTTTGGTGCAGCAGGACGACCAGCGTGCCCAGAACCTCATGCTTGAACTGACACAGGATTTTCCGAAACAGCCTAACTACCGTTACATCTATTCACTGGTTCTGGCAAATGTCAGGCTTCCGCAGGGAGCCGAAACTCAACCTGGGTCTGACTTGATTCGGTTGCGACTGGAACGCGCGCTGGAACTGGTCCACTCGCTGACTCAAAGTCAGCCCCGTCGAACTGACTACATCGAAACAGAAGTTGATGTACGTCACCTGCTGGCAGAACTGGCGATTCGCAGCACTGAAGAGGGCGATACAAAATCGGACTTTGAAGTTGCCGTTTCGATGCAGAGTTACCTGAACCAAAGCATGGCAGTCGGGTTTCCCGATCATGTTCGGCAGGCCCTGCTGGAGTGGCGTTTTGCAGAGTGGCTGGACCTGAAGAAAAAACATGATCAGGCCGACACCCTTCGGAATCAGGCCCGCCGGCAGTTTCAACTCATCCCACAGGACGACTCTTCGCAACCCTGTGTCGCGGCAACCCGGGAAGTGATCATCGACGGTACTCGAAAGCTGACTTCACTGACTTCTGGCGTCACTCCCTCTCCGGCTACTGTACAGTTGGCAGAGTAA
- a CDS encoding DUF1592 domain-containing protein: protein MRNVQLHFRTLLLVLVPAGLPLTAKQCPADERVVFDLIRTHCVDCHNPTKSSGDLDLQTLSTQGLRSFDVNREAWERVVAKMTTGEMPPPEVTGPSGSEVVHATKWLKAEFLRQDRAIQPQAGRVTVRRLNRAEYTNTVRDLLGVNIRPAEDFPPDQSAFGFDNISDALRLSPVLMEKYLNAAERVITTALFGPKEHKPSVTHYPLPVRINLRRGTQSVPQDLPNYDLTGLSTVHAAHVVHHFPVEAEYDFRIVLNGHRPTQSEPAHPALFIDGVCTKEFEIDATDLEGQVVETRLRVTAGEHLLSATYLKMYHGLPPNFHGPEPSKRPPGPLLTGGDRLNEQDIEILRKLGTTIKTDMSVETRIDNRFESIDIGGPFNQQTAASPAALKRVYVYGSVEHGHTAKCARVILTDFASRAFRRPAATEEVDRFLRLFKLVEHQGDSFEKAIATALQAILVSPHFLFRIEHDRKPSDGRSFMPVSDYELASRLSYFIWSSMPDTKLLQSAADSSLRRPDILEAQVRRMLRDPKSRALVENFAGQWLQFRNIDIVRPDPEQFATFEESLRHSMKRETARFLEEIIREDRSVLEILNADYTFVDERLARFYGFEGIHGPGYQRVDVSNTRRGGGILSHGSILTLTSYSTRTSPVLRGKWILETLLNDPPPPPPPSVPALDESKVGKSVSLRQELEEHRNNPTCAGCHARLDPLGFSLEHFNAIGEWRDLDGKEPVDASGTLPSGLTFQGHAQLKQILMDDRDSFVDGLAEKLLIYALGRGLQRHDRPALAKISESLPAADYRFSELVLGIVNSLPFQMRNVAEQNTADGPPTGETSP from the coding sequence ATGAGAAACGTACAACTGCATTTCCGTACGCTGCTGTTGGTGCTTGTGCCTGCCGGACTTCCTTTAACCGCCAAACAGTGTCCTGCCGACGAACGGGTTGTATTCGACCTGATCCGAACTCACTGTGTTGATTGTCACAACCCGACGAAATCCTCCGGAGATCTGGACCTGCAGACTTTGAGTACTCAGGGCCTGCGCAGCTTTGACGTCAACCGGGAAGCATGGGAACGTGTTGTCGCAAAGATGACCACCGGAGAAATGCCGCCACCCGAAGTCACCGGACCGTCAGGTAGTGAAGTTGTCCATGCGACGAAGTGGCTGAAAGCAGAGTTTCTCAGGCAGGATCGAGCCATTCAGCCTCAGGCCGGCCGGGTCACAGTGAGGCGACTCAATCGCGCCGAGTACACCAACACAGTTCGGGATCTGCTGGGCGTCAACATTCGACCGGCCGAAGATTTTCCGCCGGATCAGTCGGCATTTGGATTCGACAATATTAGTGATGCCCTCAGACTGTCTCCGGTCCTGATGGAAAAATATCTGAATGCCGCTGAACGTGTTATCACGACCGCACTCTTCGGCCCCAAAGAACACAAACCATCGGTCACGCATTATCCGTTACCGGTCCGCATTAATCTGCGGCGCGGTACTCAGTCCGTGCCACAGGATCTGCCAAATTATGATCTCACGGGACTGAGTACGGTTCATGCGGCACACGTAGTACACCACTTTCCGGTTGAGGCCGAATATGATTTTCGGATCGTGCTCAACGGCCACCGCCCGACTCAGTCGGAGCCCGCACACCCTGCGCTGTTTATTGACGGCGTTTGCACAAAGGAATTCGAAATTGATGCCACAGACCTCGAAGGACAGGTCGTGGAAACACGGCTCCGGGTCACTGCGGGAGAACACCTGCTGTCGGCGACCTATTTAAAAATGTATCACGGACTCCCTCCAAACTTTCACGGGCCGGAACCGTCAAAACGCCCGCCGGGGCCATTATTAACCGGAGGTGACAGACTCAACGAACAGGACATTGAAATTCTGCGAAAATTGGGTACGACAATTAAGACAGACATGTCAGTCGAAACACGAATCGACAACCGGTTTGAATCCATCGACATCGGGGGCCCGTTCAACCAGCAGACAGCAGCATCGCCCGCCGCACTTAAGCGTGTTTACGTCTACGGAAGTGTGGAACACGGCCATACGGCCAAATGCGCACGGGTTATTTTGACAGACTTCGCCAGTCGCGCATTTCGCCGTCCTGCTGCAACCGAGGAAGTTGACCGATTTTTACGACTGTTCAAACTGGTTGAACATCAGGGTGATTCATTCGAAAAAGCAATTGCAACGGCACTTCAGGCGATTCTGGTGTCGCCACACTTTCTGTTTCGAATTGAACACGACCGAAAACCGTCGGACGGACGCAGCTTCATGCCGGTAAGTGACTATGAACTGGCTTCAAGGCTGTCGTACTTCATCTGGAGCAGTATGCCCGATACGAAACTCCTGCAGTCGGCTGCGGACTCATCGCTGCGGCGACCTGACATTCTGGAAGCTCAGGTTCGCCGAATGCTGCGGGATCCGAAATCCCGTGCACTGGTTGAAAATTTCGCCGGCCAGTGGCTTCAGTTCAGAAACATAGACATTGTGCGACCGGATCCTGAACAGTTTGCGACGTTCGAGGAAAGTTTGCGACATTCGATGAAACGAGAGACAGCCAGATTCCTCGAGGAAATCATTCGGGAGGATCGAAGTGTCCTGGAGATACTTAATGCGGATTATACGTTTGTCGACGAAAGGCTCGCGAGGTTCTACGGTTTCGAGGGCATTCACGGTCCCGGGTATCAACGGGTTGACGTCAGTAACACACGGCGGGGAGGAGGGATCCTTTCGCATGGAAGCATTCTGACGCTCACTTCGTATTCAACTCGTACTTCCCCTGTGCTTCGTGGCAAGTGGATCCTCGAAACTCTACTCAACGACCCTCCGCCACCTCCTCCGCCGTCCGTCCCTGCCCTGGACGAATCGAAAGTCGGGAAGTCGGTTTCACTACGTCAGGAACTGGAGGAGCATCGGAACAATCCTACCTGCGCCGGGTGCCACGCACGGCTGGATCCTCTGGGATTTAGTCTGGAACATTTTAATGCAATCGGTGAGTGGCGCGATCTCGACGGAAAAGAACCGGTGGATGCTTCAGGAACTCTGCCGTCCGGACTTACGTTTCAGGGCCATGCCCAGCTTAAACAGATCCTGATGGATGATCGAGACTCTTTTGTAGACGGTCTTGCGGAAAAACTGCTGATCTACGCCCTGGGTCGTGGTCTGCAGCGTCACGACCGTCCGGCTCTGGCAAAGATCTCAGAATCGCTTCCTGCTGCGGATTATCGGTTTTCTGAGCTGGTTCTGGGGATCGTGAACAGTCTGCCCTTCCAAATGCGGAACGTGGCTGAACAGAATACGGCGGACGGCCCGCCCACCGGAGAGACATCACCATGA
- a CDS encoding sigma-70 family RNA polymerase sigma factor, with protein sequence MSDSQDTVSESFENIFREERQRLWRLVRFRMNPGVRHHLDTEDVLQDVFIEASRRYDDYLDGNGSAPYLWLRQIALEVLNNAHRTYTGAQQRSTERESYSDLPANDAASSPLLRLVAAVTTPSAVAIRQETKIIVDQALQKLNETDWEVIQLRQFEELTNSEVAEVLEISVTAASIRYVRALERLKDIVESLPDFSQS encoded by the coding sequence ATGTCGGATTCTCAGGATACAGTTTCTGAATCTTTTGAAAATATTTTTCGTGAAGAACGACAGCGACTGTGGCGTCTGGTTCGGTTTCGGATGAATCCGGGAGTCCGCCACCACCTCGACACCGAAGACGTTCTTCAGGATGTGTTTATAGAGGCGTCGCGGCGTTACGACGACTATCTGGACGGCAATGGATCTGCACCTTATCTGTGGCTCAGACAGATTGCCCTGGAGGTCCTGAACAACGCCCATCGCACTTACACCGGGGCACAGCAGCGCTCGACCGAACGAGAGTCTTATTCTGACCTGCCGGCCAATGATGCCGCATCAAGTCCGCTGCTGCGACTGGTCGCTGCTGTCACAACCCCAAGCGCAGTTGCCATCCGGCAGGAAACCAAGATCATCGTCGATCAGGCTTTGCAAAAGCTGAATGAAACAGACTGGGAAGTGATCCAGCTGCGTCAGTTCGAAGAGCTGACCAATTCCGAAGTCGCAGAAGTGCTGGAGATTTCCGTAACTGCAGCCAGTATTCGCTATGTTCGGGCACTCGAACGACTAAAAGACATCGTCGAATCGCTGCCCGACTTTAGTCAGAGCTGA
- a CDS encoding TlpA family protein disulfide reductase, whose translation MAAFQKSFRWLLIISVFGPAWGLTCFAQEDKSAALSVKNERDPQNKEKDPFEVPDGSPQELFSFIGSIKQMRPTERTREAVIAHLRKQVAAVTGAVDRILVQEISEQDAVLAVEEKFLVLSVLSRVDPESQRQLMAFAGSLRNDPRPAVVQSADFQLLQLVIMKALQEDGNRETVVTDLFAFIDKYGLDRRGVSLASALGQQLSGSEPEIAKQILNRLVPMLENSDNPDFRTQGLSIAATVRRLNLPGNFMELSGVTAEGSEFDWESYRGKFVLVDFWASWCGPCRAEIPNVRKNLEVYGAKGFTVVGINIDQNRADFEAYMKEAQLPWQNIMPDGNGNSEMAAYYAVTGIPTVILVGPDGKVISLNARGPELGRLLETHLGASVDSVELPE comes from the coding sequence ATGGCCGCTTTTCAAAAATCGTTCCGCTGGCTGCTGATCATCTCGGTTTTCGGACCGGCTTGGGGACTGACATGTTTTGCGCAGGAGGACAAATCGGCTGCATTGTCTGTTAAAAATGAGCGGGACCCGCAGAACAAGGAGAAGGATCCGTTTGAGGTGCCGGATGGAAGTCCGCAGGAGTTGTTTTCGTTTATTGGCAGCATCAAACAAATGAGACCGACGGAACGGACTCGGGAAGCTGTGATTGCCCACCTCCGAAAGCAGGTTGCTGCCGTCACGGGTGCGGTCGATCGTATTCTGGTACAGGAGATCAGCGAACAGGACGCTGTCCTCGCCGTTGAAGAAAAGTTCCTTGTACTTTCGGTCCTGAGCCGTGTGGATCCCGAGTCACAACGACAGTTGATGGCGTTTGCCGGATCACTCCGGAACGACCCACGTCCGGCTGTGGTACAGTCAGCGGATTTTCAGCTGCTTCAACTGGTGATCATGAAAGCTCTGCAGGAGGACGGGAACAGAGAAACTGTCGTCACGGACCTCTTCGCGTTCATCGATAAGTACGGTCTGGACAGGCGCGGAGTGAGCCTTGCATCGGCGCTGGGGCAGCAACTCAGCGGTAGTGAACCGGAAATTGCAAAGCAGATTTTGAATCGTCTGGTTCCCATGCTGGAGAACTCGGACAATCCTGATTTTCGTACTCAGGGCCTGAGCATTGCTGCCACAGTTCGACGTCTGAATCTTCCGGGGAATTTCATGGAACTTTCGGGAGTCACAGCAGAGGGATCTGAATTCGACTGGGAAAGCTATCGGGGAAAGTTTGTGCTTGTTGATTTTTGGGCGTCTTGGTGTGGTCCGTGTCGGGCAGAAATTCCCAATGTGAGAAAGAACCTCGAAGTCTACGGTGCAAAGGGTTTCACTGTTGTAGGCATCAATATCGATCAGAATCGCGCCGATTTCGAAGCTTACATGAAGGAAGCGCAGCTTCCATGGCAGAACATTATGCCGGATGGGAATGGTAACAGTGAGATGGCAGCCTATTATGCCGTCACCGGAATTCCCACTGTGATTCTTGTGGGACCGGACGGCAAAGTTATTTCGCTGAATGCTCGTGGTCCCGAGCTGGGTCGGTTACTGGAGACTCATTTGGGGGCGTCGGTTGACAGTGTTGAGCTGCCTGAGTAG
- a CDS encoding HD domain-containing protein, producing the protein MVRDFTTESLSHDPIHGYIPFTSAVGLPNDEAAEQDLIDHPWLQRLRHIHQLQTAWWVFPSAEHMRFQHVLGVMHLGSLTIRAWYDSLAESCRSVPSQAYVESLVRIAGLLHDVGHGPFGHFFDDHYLDQFNLTHEDVGAHVIEYELGDLIRRIRRNPSGRLKPLEELDPRQVAWLIRRPVSGDDVDGHPDWLRKLRSMFSGIYTIDNMDFVLRDAYMSGYNTRAFDISRLVHYSFFTAKGLTLHARGMPTLINFIETRANLFHTIYFHRTVRAIDIALEEHFAETMQRLFPGNPLQHLREYRQLTETSLMVDVARWADAEDPELQRLGKHWSRIVNREEMWRMACERTMHFHRGQTESITIFSEPDLVERRVRHHLPASLSDIPLRIDVARHYHRPSARRPVGKQNYWFDSASGESVELDDDQLFQNLPTSFLIFRIYSRDHDHDRELSTALQKVAGGSESDTKTNM; encoded by the coding sequence ATGGTCCGGGACTTTACTACTGAAAGCCTGTCGCACGATCCGATCCACGGCTACATTCCCTTCACGTCAGCCGTGGGACTGCCGAATGATGAAGCTGCGGAACAGGATTTGATCGATCATCCCTGGTTGCAGCGGTTGAGGCACATTCACCAGCTGCAGACAGCCTGGTGGGTTTTTCCGTCAGCAGAACATATGCGTTTCCAGCATGTCTTGGGGGTCATGCATCTTGGTTCGCTGACAATTCGCGCGTGGTACGATTCTCTGGCAGAGTCGTGCCGCAGTGTTCCTTCTCAGGCCTATGTGGAGAGCCTGGTCCGGATCGCCGGACTGCTGCACGACGTGGGCCACGGCCCGTTCGGTCACTTCTTCGACGATCATTATCTTGATCAGTTCAATCTGACGCATGAGGACGTCGGCGCTCATGTTATTGAATACGAACTTGGCGATCTGATTCGCCGGATTCGTCGGAACCCGTCCGGACGGCTAAAGCCGCTGGAAGAACTGGACCCGAGGCAGGTCGCCTGGCTGATTCGTCGCCCTGTCAGCGGAGACGATGTTGACGGTCATCCGGACTGGCTTAGAAAACTTCGGTCGATGTTCAGCGGAATCTACACGATCGACAACATGGACTTTGTACTCCGCGATGCCTACATGTCCGGTTACAATACACGCGCTTTCGACATTTCACGTCTGGTTCATTACAGCTTTTTCACGGCAAAGGGTCTCACCCTTCATGCCCGCGGCATGCCGACGCTGATCAACTTTATCGAAACGCGGGCCAATCTGTTTCACACGATTTATTTTCACCGTACTGTTCGGGCGATCGACATTGCCCTGGAAGAACACTTTGCAGAAACCATGCAGCGGTTGTTTCCAGGAAACCCGCTGCAGCATCTGCGTGAATACCGGCAGCTTACGGAGACATCGCTGATGGTCGATGTCGCGCGCTGGGCAGACGCTGAAGATCCGGAACTGCAGCGGCTGGGGAAACACTGGAGTCGTATCGTCAACCGTGAAGAGATGTGGCGCATGGCCTGTGAGCGAACCATGCATTTTCACCGGGGACAGACAGAGAGTATCACGATCTTTTCGGAACCGGACCTGGTAGAGCGTCGGGTACGTCACCATCTGCCGGCGTCTCTGTCGGACATTCCCCTGCGGATTGATGTGGCCAGGCATTACCACCGGCCGAGTGCCCGGCGTCCGGTTGGAAAGCAAAATTACTGGTTCGATTCAGCCAGCGGTGAATCTGTTGAACTGGATGACGATCAGCTGTTTCAGAACCTGCCGACCAGTTTTCTGATATTTCGCATCTACAGTCGTGACCATGATCACGACCGCGAACTGAGTACCGCTTTGCAAAAAGTTGCAGGTGGCAGTGAGAGTGACACTAAAACCAATATGTAG
- a CDS encoding FHA domain-containing protein, translating into MSIIECSGTEQMLGELNPCGGGDTIPLLHEKILIGRRSSCDICLALSNVSSHHCELELQKHYWHVRDLGSTNGVKVNGERTLESVLMPGDELQVAKSRFRIEYCIHPDAAAPESIDTFALSLMQKAGLEKPADFRIPQSSDERRARMKAKRRSENRDDFIMDWLSDEEE; encoded by the coding sequence TTGTCAATCATCGAATGTTCAGGGACAGAGCAGATGCTCGGTGAGCTGAATCCGTGCGGGGGAGGCGACACAATTCCCCTCCTTCATGAGAAAATACTTATTGGTCGCCGTTCATCCTGCGATATTTGCCTTGCGCTTTCGAATGTGTCTTCGCACCATTGCGAACTGGAGTTACAAAAGCACTACTGGCACGTTCGGGATCTGGGCAGCACCAACGGTGTCAAGGTCAACGGCGAGCGAACACTAGAATCTGTTCTGATGCCAGGTGACGAATTGCAGGTGGCCAAGTCTCGGTTCCGCATTGAGTATTGCATTCATCCGGATGCTGCTGCACCGGAATCCATAGACACGTTTGCATTGAGCCTGATGCAGAAGGCCGGACTGGAAAAACCGGCCGATTTTCGCATACCACAGTCGTCAGACGAAAGACGTGCGCGAATGAAAGCCAAACGCCGCTCGGAAAATCGCGACGATTTCATCATGGACTGGCTGAGTGACGAAGAAGAATAA
- a CDS encoding sugar phosphate isomerase/epimerase, which produces MKRRSMISSSAATVAALSFRSAWARSALTHREHRKFTLDLNWGAIGVEADQLQAIGYAAKFGFESVSADPRFLSSLDESQRASLAALMKEKGVRWGAAGLPVNFRQDESRFQQDLKKLPAISSSMQLAGVTRVGTWLSPCHNELTYMANFRQHARRLKACVRILADHGQSFGMEYVGPKTLWASKRHSFIHSMRETKDLIAEIGENNVGFVLDSWHWYTAHETVEDLRTLKNQDIIACDLNDAPAGLAIDEQIDNQRELPAATGVIDLKMFLGFLIEIGYDGPVRAEPFNAKLRDMGNDDACRTTSDALTKAFSLVSK; this is translated from the coding sequence ATGAAACGTCGAAGTATGATCTCATCTTCCGCTGCCACTGTGGCAGCACTTTCATTTCGTTCAGCCTGGGCACGGAGTGCCTTAACTCACCGCGAACACCGAAAATTCACACTCGATCTGAACTGGGGGGCCATCGGTGTGGAAGCCGATCAACTGCAGGCAATCGGGTATGCAGCCAAATTTGGCTTTGAGTCTGTGTCTGCGGATCCACGGTTTCTTTCGTCGCTTGATGAGTCCCAACGCGCCAGTCTGGCGGCGCTGATGAAGGAAAAAGGTGTACGATGGGGAGCCGCCGGTCTGCCGGTAAATTTTCGCCAGGACGAATCCCGGTTTCAGCAGGACCTGAAGAAACTGCCAGCGATCTCCAGTTCCATGCAGCTTGCCGGTGTGACACGCGTGGGCACTTGGCTGAGTCCCTGTCACAATGAACTGACCTATATGGCCAATTTCCGTCAGCATGCGCGGCGTCTGAAGGCCTGTGTAAGAATCCTTGCGGATCATGGTCAGAGTTTCGGCATGGAATACGTCGGGCCGAAAACGCTGTGGGCCTCAAAACGTCACAGTTTTATACACAGTATGCGAGAGACCAAAGATCTCATCGCAGAAATTGGAGAGAACAATGTTGGCTTTGTTCTCGACAGCTGGCACTGGTACACAGCACATGAAACGGTTGAGGATCTGCGAACTCTAAAGAATCAGGACATCATCGCCTGTGATCTGAACGACGCACCGGCAGGTCTTGCGATCGACGAACAGATCGATAACCAGCGTGAATTACCGGCAGCAACCGGGGTAATTGACCTGAAGATGTTTCTGGGGTTCCTGATTGAAATCGGCTACGACGGTCCCGTGCGTGCAGAGCCGTTCAATGCAAAACTCCGGGACATGGGAAATGACGACGCCTGCCGAACAACGTCAGACGCACTGACAAAGGCCTTCTCACTGGTCAGCAAATAG